The genomic interval CCGGCTTCTCTTCCTTCTTCTCAACGATGGTGCACTCGGTGGTGATCAGCAGACCGGCGACACTGGCCGCGTTCTCGAGCGCGATGCGCGACACCTTGGTCGGATCGATGACGCCCGAGGCGGTCATGTTTTCGTACTGCTCGTTAGCGGCGTTGAAACCGAAATCGCCTTCACCGTCCTTCACTTTCTGCACAACGACCGAACCTTCGAGACCGGCATTGTTGACGATCCAACGGATCGGCTCCTCGACGGCCTTGCGGATGATATCCACACCCACCTGCATGTCGTGGTTGTCGAGCTTCAGGCCTTCGAGCTTCTTCATCGCGCGGAGCAGCGCAACGCCGCCGCCGGGCACGATGCCCTCTTCGACAGCGGCACGTGTCGCGTGCAGCGCATCTTCGACGCGGGCCTTCTTCTCTTTCATTTCGACTTCCGTCGCCGCGCCGATCTTCAGTACCGCAACACCGCCCGAAAGTTTCGCCAGGCGCTCCTGCAGCTTCTCGCGGTCGTAGTCCGACGTCGTGTTTTCGATCTGGACCTTGATCTCGTTGATGCGCTTCTTGATGTCTTCGGTTTTTCCGGCGCCTTCGACGATCGTGGTGTTGTCCTTGTCGATCTCCACTTTCTTGGCCGTTCCGAGATACGACAAAGTCGCGTTCTCGAGCTTGTAGCCCTTCTCCTCGCTGATGACGGTGCCTGCGGTGAGCACGGCCACGTCTTCGAGCATCGCCTTGCGGCGGTCACCGAAGCCCGGCGCCTTCACGGCGGCAACCTTCAGCGTGCCACGGAGCTTGTTCACGACCAGCGTCGCAAGCGCCTCGCCTTCGATGTCCTCGGAGATGATGAGGATCTGGCGGCCCTGCTGCGCGATTTTCTCGAGGATCGGAAGCAGGTCCTTCATCGAGCTGATTTTTTTGTCGTGGATGAGGATGAGCGGATCCTCGAGCACGGTCTTCATCGAATCGGGATCCGTGATGAAGTACGGGCTCAGATAACCGCGGTCGAACTGCATACCCTCGACAACGTCGAGATGCGTTTCCGTACCCTTGGCTTCTTCCACCGTGATCACGCCGTCCTTGCCGACCTTGTCCATCGCGTCGCTGATCAGCTCGCCGATGGCGCGGTCGTTGTTGGCCGAGATGGACCCGACGTTCGCGATGTCGGTCTTGTCCTTCACATCGCGGCTCATTTCCTTGAGGCCTTCGATGATCTTCGACACGGCCACATCGATGCCGCGCTTCAGATCCATCGGATTGGCGCCGGCAACAACATTCTTCAGGCCTTCGCGGACGATCGCCTGTGCAAGCACTGTCGCTGTTGTGGTACCGTCACCCGCAACGTCTGAGGTCTTCGAGGCCACTTCACGCACCATCTGTGCGCCCATGTTCTCGATCGGATCCTCGAGCTCGATTTCTTTTGCAACCGTGACGCCGTCCTTCGTGACGGTCGGCGCGCCGAATTTTTTGTCGATGATGACGTTGCGGCCTTTCGGACCGAGAGTCACTTTCACCGCGTCGGCGAGTTTGTCGACACCGCGCTTGAGCGCATTACGCGCCTCGGCATCGTACGTGATGATCTTTGCTGCCATTGTACTTTTCTCCTGTATTCGTATTTGCGTTCGCTGATTCGATGAGGGAGCTTAGATGATCGCGAAAATGTCGCTCTCGCGCATGATGAGGTAGTCCTCACTGTCGATGCGGACTTCGGTGCCCGAGTACTTGCCGTACAGCACCTTGTCACCGACTTTCACTTCCATCGCGATGTTCTTGCCATCGTCTCCGACCTTACCCGGTCCGACCGCCATGATTTCGCCCTGCATAGGCTTCTCTTTTGCGGTGTCGGGGATGTACAGCCCGCCGGCGGTCTTTTCCTCCGCCTCGAGCGGACGAACCACAACGCGGTCAGCAAGCGGCTTAAGCTTCAGTGCCATGATGTTCCTCCATGAATTGAATGGGTGTTGGGGATTGCTTCTATCTACTGCTATATCGTGTGGTAGCACTCGTATTATGCGAGTGCTAATATACAATTTCTCCCTGGCACTGTCAAGACCAGAGTGCCAAATCTCCAAAAACCCTTAATTATCGATCAATTTAAGGGTTTTGCCAAAACAACGGTTCTTCCGGAGTGAGCCGGTCGGTTTTTGAACGAGAATTATTATTCACGCCCATGTGAAGGAACATTCTTCCTGTCCCGCATAACCATAAGTACTCCCGAGCTGCAGGAAACGGAGATGGACTGACCCGTCGCCTGGTTGCAGGTGCCCTCGTTCTCACCGAAAATGAGCCGGCCGCCGGGGGGTGTGTATTTGAGTCCTTTGAATTGTATCCCCTCTGCACTCGGCAGAGGCACAATGGAAACACGCTGTCCGGCAAAGGCCGGAAAGCGACGCGCACGAGTCAGTATGTCGATGAAGTAGTCGGCATCCTCGAGGGTGATTTCGAGCGCACGGGCATATCTACTCAGTATCGCGAGATTCCCGAGACTGTGGTCCAGCAGGCGTCCCGTCGCACCGGTAATGGTCACATATCGCGCTCCTCGTTCCACTACCAGACGCAACGCCTTTTCCAGATCCGTGTCGTCCTGTCCCGATTCGTGCCTGATCTCGACTCCGTGTTTTGTGAAATGCGCGATGACGGTCGGATGCACGGAGTCAAAATCGCCGACGAGCACATCGGGCAGAAGCCCTGCCCTTCGTGCCGCATTGGCTCCGCCATCGGCGCAGACGACATAGCCCGCCTCCGCGGACAAAATGCGCAATCGCTCGCTCGTCGGTTGTGTGCCGTTCGCGATTATCAATGCCTTCATATTCTTCTCAGTTCGTAATCCGTCGCACAGTTGCCGTGACACCCCTACCGCACCATCTACCAATCGATCGCAATATCGAAAAAGACGCTGCGTTCCGCTCCTACAAAAAACTGATCCGCTTCCCCGCTCTGAGCATACAGTGCGTCAAACAGGTTCTCGACGGACACACGCAGATCGATGCCGCGCACGCCGAGCAGCGCGGGGGTGCGGTATGCGGCGGTGAGATTGAAGACGGAGAACGGATCCACTTTGTTTTCCTCGTTCTGAAAGTTGTCCGTGTACTGGTCGCCCACATACTTCCATCCGCAGCCCACTGTCAGGCCGCTTCCGCGCCATGTCAGCCGGACGTTTGCAATGCGCTCGGGGAAACCGGCGATGCGGTTGCCGTCCAATTCCAGAGCACGTGCGGCGCCGCTCACCGGATCACTTTCCCACACGGTATGCCGCGCCAGACGACTGCGACTCAGGAGAGCGTTTACGTCGAGATCGAGGCCCGGGAGCAATGTCGCTGTTCCGGAGAACTCCAGGCCCAGATGCAGCGTGCGTTCTGCGTTTCCGGTGATGGGTTGGCCGAATCGGTCGAGTCCGCCGCTTTTTACGATCTCGTCGCTGAAGTCCATCATGTACCCGTTTACAAGTGCGCGAACGGAGCCTTCAGAATACCGCGCGCCCAATTCCAGATTTGCGAGTTTTTCCGGCTTCACCAACGGTGCGCTGAAGTCGTAACCGCCCGCGTCCGTCCGCTCGAACTGCGGCACGGCGCCACCGCTGGATTCCGCCGCGTCG from Ignavibacteriota bacterium carries:
- the groL gene encoding chaperonin GroEL (60 kDa chaperone family; promotes refolding of misfolded polypeptides especially under stressful conditions; forms two stacked rings of heptamers to form a barrel-shaped 14mer; ends can be capped by GroES; misfolded proteins enter the barrel where they are refolded when GroES binds); translation: MAAKIITYDAEARNALKRGVDKLADAVKVTLGPKGRNVIIDKKFGAPTVTKDGVTVAKEIELEDPIENMGAQMVREVASKTSDVAGDGTTTATVLAQAIVREGLKNVVAGANPMDLKRGIDVAVSKIIEGLKEMSRDVKDKTDIANVGSISANNDRAIGELISDAMDKVGKDGVITVEEAKGTETHLDVVEGMQFDRGYLSPYFITDPDSMKTVLEDPLILIHDKKISSMKDLLPILEKIAQQGRQILIISEDIEGEALATLVVNKLRGTLKVAAVKAPGFGDRRKAMLEDVAVLTAGTVISEEKGYKLENATLSYLGTAKKVEIDKDNTTIVEGAGKTEDIKKRINEIKVQIENTTSDYDREKLQERLAKLSGGVAVLKIGAATEVEMKEKKARVEDALHATRAAVEEGIVPGGGVALLRAMKKLEGLKLDNHDMQVGVDIIRKAVEEPIRWIVNNAGLEGSVVVQKVKDGEGDFGFNAANEQYENMTASGVIDPTKVSRIALENAASVAGLLITTECTIVEKKEEKPAMPAMPPGGGMDY
- the groES gene encoding co-chaperone GroES; the encoded protein is MKLKPLADRVVVRPLEAEEKTAGGLYIPDTAKEKPMQGEIMAVGPGKVGDDGKNIAMEVKVGDKVLYGKYSGTEVRIDSEDYLIMRESDIFAII
- a CDS encoding thiamine diphosphokinase; translated protein: MKALIIANGTQPTSERLRILSAEAGYVVCADGGANAARRAGLLPDVLVGDFDSVHPTVIAHFTKHGVEIRHESGQDDTDLEKALRLVVERGARYVTITGATGRLLDHSLGNLAILSRYARALEITLEDADYFIDILTRARRFPAFAGQRVSIVPLPSAEGIQFKGLKYTPPGGRLIFGENEGTCNQATGQSISVSCSSGVLMVMRDRKNVPSHGRE